One part of the Dioscorea cayenensis subsp. rotundata cultivar TDr96_F1 chromosome 2, TDr96_F1_v2_PseudoChromosome.rev07_lg8_w22 25.fasta, whole genome shotgun sequence genome encodes these proteins:
- the LOC120272015 gene encoding uncharacterized protein LOC120272015 has product MESTSDKNDKPLALACLEVGERLHSDSSEPLRKLLALLSEGLGFWRKMEMGDAYKDLAEFYTSMLKFQKALPLALKALDIYEERLGSDSMEVIQVRRLLRVVYTVLGENKEALKENEMARSVLEDLHLKKELFYVEIEKANMQISLGRLENANFTLKGVIAQVEKEYEIWAMVFVSMAKALFNQDKFGDTKRCLEISCGILDNKKFASPEKVVEAYVETSLLYEAMNDFEIAMSLMKQTLAIIEKLPQQLHLVGSISARLGWLLLLTRRVSNDVPLLEAAVV; this is encoded by the exons ATGGAGTCCACTTCGGATAAGAATGACAAGCCCCTTGCCCTTGCTTGTCTAGAAGTTGGTGAGCGCTTGCACTCTGATAGTTCTGAACCACTGAGAAAGCTCTTAGCTTTGCTATCCGAGGGTTTAGGATTTTGGAGAAAGATG GAAATGGGTGATGCTTACAAGGATTTGGCAGAGTTTTATACTTCAATGTTGAAGTTTCAAAAGGCTTTGCCACTTGCTCTGAAGGCATTGGATATTTACGAGGAAAGGTTGGGGTCTGATTCTATGGAGGTGATTCAAGTTCGACGACTTCTTAGAGTTGTTTACACTGTTCTTGGGGAGAATAAGGAAGCTTTGAAGGAAAATGAGATGGCAAGAAGTGTTTTGGAGGATTTGCATTTGAAAAAGGAATTGTTTTATGTGGAGATTGAGAAGGCAAACATGCAGATTTCTCTTGGAAGGTTGGAAAATGCCAATTTTACACTTAAAGGGGTGATTGCACAAGTAGAGAAGGAGTATGAGATTTGGGCAATGGTGTTTGTTTCGATGGCAAAAGCATTGTTCAACCAGGACAAGTTTGGGGACACAAAGAGGTGTTTGGAGATTTCTTGTGGGATTCTTGATAACAAAAAATTTGCATCACCTGAGAAGGTTGTGGAGGCGTATGTAGAGACATCGTTGTTGTATGAGGCCATGAATGACTTTGAAATTGCTATGTCTTTGATGAAACAGACGTTGGCAATAATTGAGAAGCTCCCACAACAATTGCATCTGGTTGGAAGTATCTCAGCAAGGTTGGGGTGGTTGCTTCTCTTGACGAGGAGAGTCTCTAATGATGTTCCTTTGCTTGAGGCTGCAGTTGTGTAG
- the LOC120272023 gene encoding uncharacterized protein LOC120272023: protein MSKVSVAQRGDENTKFFHVLANGRRNRNFIPNVSLNGSIRSDPKEIGKVFADKFQQLFGKKRDFRVKVDFQKLLANKTPVDLSQLDRPFSFEEVKSAVFELGRDKMPGLDANLERINWASIALIPKAGGPEGPEDYYPISLIKSTVKIISKLLAIRLSKVMCLLVDSVQSVFIKGRCILDNIAMAEELIFSIHKHRLPGHILKVDFAKAFDTVD, encoded by the exons ATGAGCAAAGTTTCGGTGGCTCAAAGAGGGGATGAGAACACGAAGTTCTTTCATGTGTTGGCTAATGGCCGCAGGAATAGGAATTTTATTCCTAATGTTTCTCTTAATGGCAGCATCCGCTCTGATCCTAAAGAGATTGGCAAAGTTTTCGCTGATAAGTTTCAGCAGCTTTTTGGGAAAAAACGTGACTTTCGTGTTAAAGTTGATTTTCAGAAGCTATTAGCTAACAAGACACCGGTGGACTTATCCCAATTGGATCGCCCCTTCTCTTTCGAGGAGGTTAAAAGTGCCGTCTTTGAGCTTGGTAGGGATAAGATGCCAGGGCTGGATG CAAATCTTGAGAGGATTAATTGGGCCAGTATTGCTCTCATTCCTAAGGCTGGAGGTCCGGAGGGCCCTGAGGACTACTATCCTATCAGTCTTATTAAATCAACTGTGAAGATCATCTCCAAATTGCTTGCGATCAGACTGAGTAAGGTGATGTGCCTGCTTGTGGATAGTGTCCAGTCAGTTTTCATTAAAGGAAGATGTATCCTGGACAATATTGCTATGGCTGAAGAGCTGATTTTTAGCATCCACAAGCACCGGCTGCCTGGACATATCTTGAAAGTGGACTTTGCGAAGGCTTTTGACACGGTGGACTAG